A region from the Coregonus clupeaformis isolate EN_2021a unplaced genomic scaffold, ASM2061545v1 scaf3409, whole genome shotgun sequence genome encodes:
- the LOC121562171 gene encoding LOW QUALITY PROTEIN: butyrophilin subfamily 1 member A1 (The sequence of the model RefSeq protein was modified relative to this genomic sequence to represent the inferred CDS: inserted 2 bases in 1 codon), whose protein sequence is MMWTWTDCLCVTLLLLLQRAGSDKFEVLGPTRAIVAVAGDDIILPCYIKLNISAEDMRVDWFRVNLPDPQSNISSPSLPRLAETYTMIRSAPYEGRTSLFKEELKKGNTSLKLTSVQGTDDGQYKCLVQSKTHYDDATIQVHIRAIGSKPEVSIEDRKKXRMGLLCVSKGWFPEPELEWLDSEGVTLSAGPSETDRDYKGFYIVKLKTIVKETDTNHFTCRLRQRQLSEQINMETEFHISSELILVHTDTWRVAFAVIVSLSIVLVVILAFTIWRWKRLCNDYDVSKTKHSQALEQVKDEHSLELKKVQDDKKCRLKILTDQLDFVNMKMCPELETIRRHAVDVTLDPDRAHPNLILSEDRKQVKRRNTKQERFDKVHYALGKEGFSSGRFYYEVQVEGKTGWTLGVVRESINMKINYYLKPDNGCWTVWLKSGEYMALTGPSVPLSLREKPQKVGVFVDYEEGQVSFYNVEARSHIYSFTGYTFTEKLYPLFYSDTVCDRSLVITPVDVTD, encoded by the exons ATGATGTGGACTTGGACAGACTGTCTCTGTGTTACTCTCCTGCTTCTCCTCCAAAGAGCAGGCTCTG ATAAGTTTGAGGTTCTTGGTCCGACTCGTGCCATTGTTGCTGTGGCTGGTGATGACATCATTCTGCCCTGTTACATCAAACTCAACATCAGCGCTGAGGACATGAGagttgactggttcagagtcaaCCTCCCAGACCCTCAGTCAAACATTTCGAGTCCATCTCTACCAAGACTGGCAGAGACATATACCATGATCAGATCCGCTCCCTACGAGGGAAGGACATCATTGTTTAAAGAGGAACTGAAGAAGGGCAACACCTCTTTGAAACTGACCAGCGTACAAGGCACTGATGATGGACAGTACAAATGTCTTGTTCAGTCTAAGACCCATTATGATGATGCCACTATTCAAGTCCACATAAGAG CTATAGGATCCAAGCCAGAGGTTTCCATTGAGGACAGAAAGAA GAGGATGGGTCTGCTGTGTGTATCTAAAGGCTGGTTCCCTGAGCCTGAGTTGGAGTGGCTGGACAGTGAAGGGGTCACTCTGTCTGCTGGACCTTCAGAGACGGACAGGGACTATAAGGGGTTCTACATAGTCAAACTAAAGACCATTGTAAAGGAGACTGACACCAACCACTTTACCTGCAGACTGAGACAGAGGCAACTGAGTGAGCAGATCAACATGGAGACAGAGTTTCACATCTCTA GTGAGCTGATCCTTGTTCACACAGACACATGGAGAGTGGCATTTGCAGTGATTGTCTCTCTGAGCATTGTCCTTGTGGTCATATTAGCTTTCACCATCTGGCGCTGGAAACGTTTGTGCAATGACTACG ATGTATCCAAAACTAAACACAGTCAAGCGCTAG AGCAAGTTAAAGATGAACACAGCCTTGAGTTGA aaaaagttcaagatgacaaGAAATGTAGGCTGA AGATACTCACTGATCAGCTGG ATTTTGTAAACATGAAGATGTGTCCAG AACTTGAAACCATCAGAAGACATGCAG TGGACGTGACTCTAGACCCAGATAGAGCACATCCTAACCTCATCCTGTCTGAAGACAGGAAACAAGTTAAACGTAGAAACACAAAACAAGAGAGGTTTGATAAAGTTCACTATGCCCTGGGAAAGGAAGGTTTCTCCTCAGGGAGATTCTACTATGAGGTGCAGGTGGAGGGGAAGACTGGGTGGACTTTAGGAGTGGTCAGAGAGTCCATCAACATGAAGATTAACTATTACCTGAAACCTGACAATGGATGCTGGACTGTGTGGCTGAAGAGTGGAGAGTACATGGCTTTAACtggtccctctgtccccctctccctgagagagaagccccagaaggtgggggtgtttgtggattatgaggagggtcaggtctccttctataatgtggaggccaggtctcatATCTACTCTTTCACTGGCTACACCTTCACTGAGAAACTTTATCCATTATTTTATTCTGATACTGTTTGTGACAGGTCACTGGTCATCACTCCTGTAGATgtcactgactga